A region of Beijerinckia sp. 28-YEA-48 DNA encodes the following proteins:
- a CDS encoding SDR family NAD(P)-dependent oxidoreductase, whose amino-acid sequence MPFRHVVITGAGGGIGAALAQAYAQSGTRLSLCGRNVARLEVTASACRAAGAEVAIGICDVTEADALQRWLESIDDERPVDLLIANAGIGGAGTLTKDQAEPGAVARQVIEVNSIGVVNTLTPLLPRFIARGTGAIAIISSVAGFLGLPDSPSYSASKAAATTYGEALRRLLKPRGIRVTVVSPGYVETAMSASLPFHRPFLWSAEKAARVIQSAIAAGKGELIFPWQFRFAIGLARLLPTRAVDFILMRFRAKDVW is encoded by the coding sequence ATGCCGTTCCGCCACGTCGTGATCACCGGAGCTGGCGGCGGTATTGGTGCTGCCCTGGCGCAGGCTTATGCGCAAAGCGGCACGCGGCTGAGCCTCTGCGGCCGCAATGTTGCTCGTTTGGAAGTCACAGCCAGTGCTTGTCGCGCCGCCGGCGCGGAAGTGGCGATCGGCATCTGCGATGTGACGGAGGCCGATGCGCTGCAACGCTGGCTCGAAAGCATCGACGATGAGCGTCCCGTCGATCTCCTCATCGCCAATGCCGGCATCGGTGGCGCCGGCACCTTGACCAAGGATCAGGCAGAGCCGGGCGCCGTGGCGCGACAGGTGATCGAGGTCAACAGCATCGGCGTGGTCAATACGCTGACACCGCTGCTGCCGCGCTTTATCGCCCGTGGCACAGGGGCGATCGCCATCATCAGCTCGGTGGCAGGCTTTCTCGGTCTGCCGGATTCGCCGTCTTATTCGGCTTCGAAAGCCGCGGCGACCACCTATGGCGAGGCGCTGCGCCGCTTGCTCAAGCCGCGTGGCATTCGAGTCACGGTGGTCAGCCCCGGCTATGTCGAAACGGCCATGAGTGCCTCCTTGCCATTCCACCGTCCATTTCTGTGGAGTGCCGAAAAAGCAGCACGCGTCATTCAGTCAGCGATCGCGGCGGGAAAAGGGGAATTGATTTTTCCCTGGCAGTTTCGCTTTGCCATCGGTTTGGCGCGATTGCTGCCTACACGGGCGGTGGATTTCATCCTGATGCGCTTTCGCGCCAAGGATGTTTGGTAA